In a single window of the Anabas testudineus chromosome 17, fAnaTes1.2, whole genome shotgun sequence genome:
- the LOC113172284 gene encoding protein shisa-like-2A produces the protein MSSKCSSYYDAEGVYVDDFSCPKPGNAAAAVYCCGFNDVKYCCDDPNSFFPYEYRYMWWLSIGALVGLSIAAVVLLAFLITVCVLCYLFIATKPSRLDNGLPLRAPGDSSEGCSQATASCAAGPQGFRKHFMSKKLDCDNQPPDPERLFQRCFTATVTAVKVDSPS, from the exons ATGAGCTCTAAATGCAGCAGTTACTACGACGCTGAAGGCGTGTATGTGGATGATTTCTCCTGCCCCAAACCGGGAAACGCCGCCGCCGCTGTCTACTGCTGCGGATTTAATGATGTTAAATATTGCTGTGACGATCCCAACAGTTTCTTCCCCTATGAGTACCGATACATGTGGTGGTTGAG taTTGGCGCTCTGGTGGGTCTGTCCATTGCAGCGGTGGTCCTCCTTGCCTTTctcattactgtgtgtgtcctctgcTACCTCTTCATCGCCACCAAACCCAGTCGTCTTGACAACGGCCTACCCCTCAGAGCACCAG GAGATTCCAGTGAGGGATGCAGCCAGGCAACAGCATCCTGTGCTGCTGGTCCACAGGGGTTCAGGAAACACTTTATGAGCAAGAAGCTGGACTGTGACAACCAGCCGCCAGACCCCGAGCGCCTGTTCCAAAGATGTTTCACAGCTACAGTCACTGCTGTGAAAGTAGACAGTCCTTCATAA
- the tmem125b gene encoding transmembrane protein 125b, with translation MQTFYYSMRRPPSLYMDPSLMQRRVLEDQVELWWFREPRHSLLCYCASVALILVLGLGGVGLLSTTTSLSGEWRLGVGTTLCLLALAVLLKQLLSSAIQDMNCVRSRRWIDQLKSGGRADPALILAVGLAVMLCGTVLLCVATASSQGDDSWEMLVSGLVLIAAGAGMALAVIGYSMLIYLKRRREQRRRMMMRMSRARRLGSQAARVFTVSGGQMSQARRETSSSRTSLI, from the coding sequence ATGCAGACCTTCTACTACTCCATGCGTCGCCCTCCAAGCCTGTACATGGATCCCAGCTTGATGCAGCGACGTGTCCTGGAAGACCAGGTGGAACTGTGGTGGTTCAGAGAGCCACGCCATTCCTTGTTGTGCTACTGTGCCTCAGTGGCACTCATACTGGTGCTGGGACTCGGCGGTGTTggcctcctctccaccaccaccagtCTGTCCGGCGAGTGGCGCCTCGGGGTGGGAACCACACTCTGCCTCTTAGCCCTGGCTGTTCTGCTCAAGCAGCTCCTCAGCTCCGCCATCCAGGACATGAACTGTGTGCGCAGCCGGCGTTGGATCGACCAGCTGAAGAGCGGCGGGAGGGCTGACCCGGCACTGATCCTGGCTGTGGGGCTGGCTGTGATGCTTTGTGGGACGGTGCTTCTCTGCGTGGCCACAGCGAGCAGCCAAGGTGACGACAGCTGGGAAATGTTGGTATCTGGTCTGGTGCTTATAGCTGCTGGGGCAGGCATGGCTCTAGCTGTCATAGGCTACAGCATGCTCATCTACCTTAAGAGGAGAAGGGAGCAGAGAAGGAGAATGATGATGAGAATGAGCAGAGCGAGGAGGCTGGGAAGTCAAGCTGCCCGCGTGTTCACTGTCTCAGGAGGACAGATGAGCCAGGCCAGGAGAGAGACCTCCTCCAGCAGGACCAGCCTGATCTGA
- the LOC113171452 gene encoding leucine-rich repeat-containing protein 19-like, translating to MGVAMQWSSSTFVVFFLWGAFIREAHPAIASYGEHKGSQRRLLMEEDHSNSNHSELGRAVNPDDSAKSVEWSYLAAGLGTVLTISVLIVMVVKFRLFHRFLASYRHSLLQETDGVSQYGQDDVSFPNSVSGRMQVVGGTTSGLDDDDDGFIEDNYIQTSERERAEREREVEEGEEEDTEDSDDDLHFSIA from the exons ATGGGAGTCGCGATGCAGTGGAGCAGCAGTACCTTTGTGGTATTTTTTCTTTGGGGAGCGTTTATCAGAGAAGCACATCCTGCTATCGCATCTTATGGAGAACATAAAGGCTCTCAGAGACGTCTTCTAATGGAAGAAGATCACAGCAACAGTAACCATAGTGAACTTGGAA GGGCAGTCAATCCAGATGACAGTGCAAAGTCAGTGGAATGGTCGTATCTGGCAGCAGGACTGGGCACAGTCCTCACCATCTCAGTCCTCATCGTGATGGTGGTCAAGTTTCGCCTCTTCCATCGCTTCCTGGCCAGCTACAGGCACTCCCTGCTCCAAGAGACAGACGGGGTCAGCCAGTATGGCCAAGATGACGTGTCCTTCCCTAACAGCGTGTCCGGACGAATGCAGGTGGTTGGAGGGACGACCAGCGGGCTGGATGATGACGACGACGGCTTCATCGAGGATAACTATATCCAGACGAGTGAAAGGGAGagggcagaaagagaaagagaggtggaggagggcgAAGAGGAGGACACAGAGGACAGCGACGACGATCTTCATTTTTCCATAGCATGA